From Cardiocondyla obscurior isolate alpha-2009 linkage group LG09, Cobs3.1, whole genome shotgun sequence, one genomic window encodes:
- the Atpsynb gene encoding ATP synthase subunit b, mitochondrial, with the protein MLSRLALRNAQMLSVALRGAQSASSAATEPSRPKRLTDPAPVRHGFIPEEWFQAFYPKTGASGPYVFAITVSTYLLSKEIYVLEHEFYNGISLFIICVGFVKLFGPKVAQFCDKGIDQIHNDFQDTRNQQIITYENQISEEKKQQDSLDGQKMIMDIKKENIKMQLEATYRERAIQVYQEVKKRLDYQLHIQNLERRIAQKHMVQWIVNGVLKSITPEQEKATLQQCIKDLELIATKA; encoded by the exons CTCAGATGTTGTCTGTTGCCTTGCGTGGAGCACAAAGTGCTTCCTCAGCAGCAACAGAACCATCTCGCCCTAAACGTTTAACTGACCCAGCTCCAGTTAGACATGGATTCATACCTGAGGAATGGTTTCAAGCATTCTATCCAAAAACTGGTGCATCAg GACCATATGTGTTTGCAATAACTGTGAGCACTTATCTACTTTCCaaagaaatttatgttttGGAGCATGAATTTTATAATGGGATATCTCTATTTATAATATGTGTTggatttgtaaaattatttggcCCAAAAGTTGCTCAATTTTGCGATAAAGGCATAGATCAGATACACAATGATTTTCAAGATACTAGAAATCaacaaattattacatatgAAAATCAGATTTctgaagaaaagaaacaacaGGACAGTTTGGATGGACAGAAAATGATAATGGACATTAAAAAGGAGAACATTAAGATGCAACTAGAAGCAACTTACAGAGAACGTGCAATCCAAGTGTATCAAGAG GTGAAGAAACGTCTCGATTATCAACTCCACATACAAAACCTCGAGCGTCGAATTGCACAGAAGCATATGGTGCAATGGATTGTAAATGGAGTATTGAAGTCTATCACTCCTGAACAAGAGAAGGCAACCCTTCAGCAATGTATTAAGGATCTTGAACTTATTGCTACAAAAGCGTAA